In Meleagris gallopavo isolate NT-WF06-2002-E0010 breed Aviagen turkey brand Nicholas breeding stock chromosome 2, Turkey_5.1, whole genome shotgun sequence, the following are encoded in one genomic region:
- the TRAF5 gene encoding TNF receptor-associated factor 5 — protein MACDELTGVSGIFMRQNSASAVSLDFEPDTDYKFVETLEDRYKCAYCHLVLHNPHQTGCGHRFCQQCILTLRGLNAVPTCPVDKETIKMHEVFKDNCCKREVLNLYVFCKNFPDCNSKIILGRYQEHLQQCLFESVQCTNDGCCDQILRKDLKDHLNQHCKFREEMCQFCNKYVVLINIKNHEENDCPDYPMPCLQNCSQIILKKEIEKHHTVCPETEVDCPYKQYGCLIKVKRGKLTEHENGALREHMLQILDKNSRLEEQISDLYKSLECKEIKIQQLAEAVKKCEKEFRQFTQLFGKNSNLMVSTQALASHLDKSARLESQVKQLIQMANQQQSKLDLRPLFDTIESVKQKIALMETYDQRLVVLESQSSKHDLQINIHKAQLNKNEERFKLLEGTCYNGKLIWKITDYKMKKKEAMEGRVLSIFSQPFYTSRCGYRLCARAYLNGDGSGKGTHVSLYFVVMRGEFDSLLPWPFKQKVTLMLLDQTGKKNHIVEVFKADPNSSSFKRPDGEMNIASGCPRFVPHTVLENTKNTYVRDDTLFLKVVVDLTDLEEL, from the exons ATGGCCTGTGACGAGCTCACTGGTGTCTCGGGCATCTTTATGCGCCAGAACTCTGCTAGTGCTGTTTCTCTGGACTTCGAACCCGACACTGACTACAAGTTTGTGGAAACCTTAGAGGACCGGTACAAATGTGCCTACTGCCACTTAGTCCTTCACAATCCCCACCAGACAGGATGTGGGCACCGGTTTTGCCAGCAGTGCATTCTCACTTTGCG AGGACTGAATGCAGTACCCACATGTCCTGTCgacaaagaaacaataaaaatgcacGAG GTATTCAAAGACAACTGTTGTAAAAGAGAAGTTCTCAACTTGTACGTGTTCTGCAAAAACTTCCCTGACTGCaattcaaaaataattctggGGCGGTATCAG GAACATCTTCAGCAGTGTTTGTTTGAAAGCGTGCAATGCACTAATGATGGATGTTGTGATCAAATCCTTCGGAAAGATTTGAAAGATCATTTGAATCAGCACTGTAAATTTCGAGAAGAAATGTGTCAGTTCTGTAATAAATACGTGGTTTTAATTAACATAAAG aaTCATGAGGAAAATGACTGTCCTGATTATCCCATGCCTTGTCTCCAAAACTGTTCACAGATAATTCTGAAAAAGGAG ATTGAAAAGCATCATACTGTGTGTCCTGAGACTGAAGTGGACTGCCCATATAAACAGTATGGCTGTCTTATAAAG gtgaaaagaggaaaacttaCTGAACATGAAAATGGTGCCCTGCGGGAACACATGCTGCAGATTTTAGACAAGAATTCTAGATTGGAAGAACAA ATATCTGATCTGTACAAGAGCCTGGAATGTAAAGAGATTAAAATCCAGCAGTTAGCAGAGGCTGTTAAAAAGTGTGAGAAAGAATTCAGACAGTTTACACAACTGTTTGGTAAAAATAGCAATTTGATGGTAAGCACACAG GCTCTTGCCAGTCATCTGGATAAGTCTGCACGACTGGAATCGCAGGTGAAACAGCTAATACAGATGGCAAACCAGCAACAAAGTAAATTAGACTTGAGACCCCTGTTTGACACAATTGAAAGTGTGAAACAGAAGATTGCCCTTATGGAGACATATGATCAGCGCTTAG TTGTTTTGGAAAGTCAGTCCAGCAAACATGATCTCCAGATCAATATTCACAAAGCACAGCTCAATAAAAACGAAGAACGATTTAAGCTTTTGGAAGGCACGTGCTACAACGGGAAATTAATTTGGAAAATCACAGACtacaagatgaagaaaaaagaagcaatggAAGGTCGTGTCCTCTCCATTTTCAGCCAGCCCTTCTACACCAGCCGCTGTGGGTACAGGTTGTGTGCCAGAGCCTATCTGAATGGGGACGGCTCAGGCAAGGGAACACATGTCTCACTCTACTTTGTTGTCATGAGAGGCGAGTTCGACTCACTGTTGCCATGGCCCTTCAAGCAAAAAGTTACACTTATGCTTTTGGatcaaactgggaaaaaaaatcacattgtgGAAGTCTTTAAAGCTGACCCCAATAGCAGCAGTTTCAAAAGGCCAGATGGAGAAATGAATATTGCCTCTGGTTGTCCACGCTTTGTGCCACACACAGTTCTGGAGAACACAAAGAATACCTACGTCAGAGATGACACTCTGTTTTTGAAAGTAGTTGTGGATTTAACTGATCTGGAGgaattgtga